The Pecten maximus chromosome 12, xPecMax1.1, whole genome shotgun sequence genome includes a region encoding these proteins:
- the LOC117339845 gene encoding uncharacterized protein LOC117339845 has product MAPEVESKSRKIETVFSSNNTGIVQHHEHLDIHRYNYGTDQHLPNAHRYNTGTDQHLPNAFSFNTATDQHFPNNNRYNIETPTDQHLSNTQSWNNTETYHGYKPSSNPALLARMGTTYPWYHYVRETIVSDGQTGGWYVYNQRSADTNNYNRIHTSYQTIHDVNNTNGRCSRSYPTLTSARVNVSSHHVNGTWTNGTNSWRNETAVQEYYGNTVWADNTVEQRGGQTAQKHDTSHRDSSQYHVQLNGLGQWNNHKLYGGCFQHKSLQSQNCNTVSQTNEAPDGATRKRKMTGGTEATPNDEVASAPKVDKRALYSKFRVMKRTERSPSCNESSKVTPILWRVKLDDKTMVDVNHEDGLPNNAKMPKIVTTLTPVKENEAAATIGNIKYITLENMRVVRRKLEVVLAMQHVRERQERLQLEAKVRAKVKVNAKERARKDKKCNDRKRLVKIGL; this is encoded by the exons ATGGCACCTGAAGTGGAAAGCAAAAGTCGGAAAATTGAAACCGTCTTCAGTAGCAACAACACAGGGATTGTCCAGCACCACGAACACCTGGACATCCACAGATACAATTATGGAACTGACCAACACCTCCCTAATGCCCACAGATACAACACTGGAACTGACCAACACCTCCCGAACGCCTTCAGTTTCAACACTGCAACTGACCAACACTTCCCTAACAACAACAGGTACAATATTGAAACACCAACCGACCAACACCTGTCAAACACCCAAAGTTGGAATAACACTGAGACCTATCACGGATACAAGCCATCATCAAACCCTGCACTACTCGCCAGAATGGGGACGACATACCCGTGGTACCACTATGTAAGAGAGACAATTGTCTCCGACGGTCAGACCGGCGGATGGTACGTGTACAACCAGAGGTCAGCTGACACCAATAATTACAACAGGATCCATACGTCGTACCAAACTATCCACGACGTCAATAACACCAATGGACGCTGTAGCAGATCGTACCCGACACTCACCTCGGCACGTGTAAATGTTAGCAGCCATCACGTCAATGGAACATGGACAAACGGCACCAACAGTTGGAGAAATGAAACCGCAGTCCAGGAGTACTATGGCAATACAGTATGGGCAGACAACACAGTCGAACAGAGAGGCGGACAAACCGCACAGAAACATGACACTTCACATCGCGACAGTAGTCAGTACCATGTCCAACTCAATGGACTGGGACAATGGAACAATCACAAATTATACGGCGGATGCTTCCAACACAAAAGTCTTCAATCACAg AACTGCAATACTGTATCACAGACAAATGAGGCACCAGATGGCGCCACACGTAAACGTAAGATGACCGGTGGAACCGAGGCCACACCAAACGACGAGGTCGCCAGTGCACCTAAAGTTGATAAGCGCGCCCTCTATAGTAAATTTCGTGTCATGAAGAGAACAGAAAGATCCCCATCGTGCAATGAAAGTTCAAAGGTTACACCAATATTATGGCGAGTTAAACTTGATGACAAAACTATGGTTGACGTGAATCACGAGGACGGTCTACCAAATAATGCAAAAATGCCAAAGATTGTCACAACCTTGACCCCTGTCAAAGAAAACGAGGCGGCCGCAACAATCGGGAACATCAAATATATCACTTTGGAAAACATGAGAGTCGTTCGGCGGAAGTTGGAGGTGGTGCTGGCCATGCAACACGTACGGGAACGACAAGAGCGACTCCAGTTAGAGGCCAAGGTCAGAGCCAAGGTGAAGGTCAATGCTAAAGAAAGGGCAAGAAAGGACAAGAAATGTAATGACCGCAAACGGCTGGTGAAGATTGGACTGTAG